The Acidobacteriota bacterium genomic interval CGCCCGGCAGGATTCGAACCTGGAACACCTGGGACCTGCGGATTCGAAGTCAGAACCTAGTCAGAACCCCCGATCACGGTCGGCAAATCATTGAAAAGAAACCACTTGCGCGCTACAAGTTTTCGGCAAGTTTGGCTAATCGTAGCGAGCGACCTCATACCGCCGAGCAATAGAAGAAGATAAGAGGAGGCGATCCGGCTCGGATTGCCCCCTCGTGGCATCGGCGATAACCTTCGGGATCGAGAAACCCCCGGAGGTTGTCATGACCGACTACGCCAGTCTATTGCGGGACCACGTCACGCTCAAGTGCCGGTCGATCGACCTTCCTTCAGGCTTACGTACCTAAACTGCAGTCGGTGGGGCAGGTCTGCCGCTACCTGCGCTGGAACAAGGGATACAAGATACCGTCCTCGGCTGCCTTCGGCCAGATCGGCCAGCGCTACGTGAAGCAGATCCAGCAGTTCGCCGAGCAGAACAAGCTCCCCCTGGTCCGCTTCGAGAAGGGGCAGAACAAGGAGCAAACCGCCGCACCCTACCTGGAAGCCGCGGCACGGGAAGGCAAGGACCGAGTGGTGCTGATCGGCACTGCCCAGGAAAAGGCTTCGGTCTGGCGCTCTTGGAAGGGGAAGGGTCAGGAGAAAGCGGCTCACCCTCACATGGAATGGGGACGCCAGATGGCCTACGTCAACCACTTCTATTTCTACCTATGGGATTGCGAGTGGGGCAAGACGTTCTGGAAGAGCAACGCCTACGCCCCTTTTCCCATCTGGCTGTGGCTCAATGGCCGAATGGGCCAAGCAGCAGTTGGAGAAGGCCGGCATCGGCTACCTCAGCCTGGACAACGGCTTCCGCCGATGCGACGACCCGGATGCCCTGCAAGAGATCTGCGACCGGCTGGGTCCGGGGGCGGTCAAGAGCTTTTTCTGGAAGTGGCTGCAGCGGCTGCCCTCGCCCTTCGACGCCGAGGACTGGCGGGCCGGGATCGTCTACGATCTGGCCTTCCGCCAGTTCGAGGTCTCCGACACCTGCGTCTTCGACCGGCCTCAAGCCGGACGCATGTTCTTTGAGGGAGTCATCCGCGATCACTTGGACATCGGACGCCCCGAACAGGTGGCGCTGGTCTTCAACCGCCAGATCAACAAGAAGACGCCCGGCACTTTCCGCACCCGAGTGCTGACCGAGGGCGTCGATCCCACTGTGACCTGCTATTACAAGTCTTCGCGCCTGAAGCAATATTTCAAAGAAGGACGGGCCTTGCGCACCGAAACCGTCATCTGCGACAGCCGTGATTTCGGGGTCGGCAGACGCGTGTGCACCGAAAACTGGTATGCCCTGCGGGCAGTTGGCGAAGACGCCAACCGGCGTTTGTGCGACGCCGAAGCGAGCGACGCGCGCCCCGCCCCCGACGTGCTCACCTTCCAGCAGGTGAGCCGACCTTCCCGAACACCGGAGGGTCTGCGCGCTCCCGGCCTCCATTTCGGAGATCCCAGAGTGATGGCGCTGTTTGCCGCCATGGTGGGCTTCCTGTGCCTGGTGGACGGCTTCGACAATCCACGCCTGGTTGCGCAGGTGCGGGCCCTGCTCAACGCACCCTACACCAGCCGCCAAGCCACCTACGATCTCAGACGGCTCAGGCGAAAGGGCCTGATCCTCAAGATACCCGGCAAACGCAGGTACAGGCTGACCCCTTCCGGCAGAGGCGTCGCCGTCCTATTCCTCAAGACATACGGCAGGGTGCTGGCTCCAGGTCTGTCCGCCCTCGATCTGCGCTTGCCGGAAGACGTCGCCAGACGATGCCGACTGGCTACCGCATGACGCAACCTGGACCGGGCCCTTGATCGATTCATGGAGAAGCAGATGCTGGCTGCCTGACTCTTGACTCATTTGTGAACTTATCTTCGCGCAAGTGTCTCTAGATCGCGCGTTGTCCATCGCCGAAGATTCGGAGGTCCCGATGATCCAACCTACTTCGTGGAGCATGCGCTCTTCAGGTACGCGGTGGTGAGGATGAAGCCAAGGAGCACCTCCGACTGTACGCCGCCGCGTGCCAGAAACAGGCAGATGCCTTGACGCGGAAGGCGGAAGCCCACGAAAACACAGCCAGGAGTCGCGAAGCAGAGGCGGAGAAGATCCGGATCCCGATGGGGCAAGGCGTGGGTGGCGGTTTCATTGGGATGGCCGTTGCAGAACCTCGGATCCGCAAGGCGTCACTGCTCTATGAGGCCAGCTCCGAACGAAGTCAGGCTGAGCGGTTGCAGACAGAGGCCGACCAGTTGTCTACTGCAGCAGAGTGTGCTCGGGCCGTGATTGAGATCGCGAGTAAGCCCGCCTAACAACAACATGCAGCGGGCGGCCCTGCGCACCGCCGCTTATGCAGAGCGTTCGGCGGTCCAACGGCGAGCCCGGCAGAAGGATGCTCGACAAGAGGGACCATGAACGTGTTCAATCGGAGAGGATCTGACCGTGGCTGACGTCTTTGCCAGCATGCCCTTCAGCAAGGACTTCGTCTCTGTTTGGCGCGCCATTCAGGACGTGGCGACGAAGCACGATCTGAGCTCCTACCGAGTGGAAGAAGCCCGACCAGTGGGTTGAAGGGGGGCGGCCAGAGATTACAGGCAAGATTGATAGTTCTTAAGCTCGGAGGTCAGCAAATGCCATTGCCCGAGTTGAGTTCCGGTGAACTGCCAGTGGGGGTTCATAGGGCTTCGTTGCGGGAGACGCTTGAGCGGTTTGCCGTTGGGCATCCTCAACGGCTCGCTGTCGGACGGCGTTTGGAGCGACTATATCAGCTTGCCCTAGCGACCGGACACGTGACGCGCTTCGTCGTTTTTGGGTCATTCGTCACCGACAAGCCCGCACCCAATGATGTGGACGTGTTCCTCGTAATGGACGACGCGTTCGAAGCCGGCAAGCTAGAAGGCGAGACGGCTCTTGTCTTCGATCACGGTGCCGCGGGAGACCACTTCGGTGCCAGCGTGTTTTGGCTCCGTCGCCAAGCTGCCTTAGGAGGCGAGCAGGCAATGGTAGAATACTGGCAAGCTAAACGCGACGGCGGGAAGCGCGGAGTCGTCGAGATTGCCGAGTCGAGCGATGATAAGGAATGACCAGGAACTTGAAGCTACTCTAGAGCGGATTCGCCTTTTCCAAGCTCAAGTCAGGGAGCTGCGCGAAAGAGAGACCAATCCGACCAACTATCGGCTTTCTGCCTCCGGTTTCATTGCAGAGATTGACCGGATGCAACTAGAAGTCCGCGAATACCTCACACTGCTCCCATCGCAGATCAGGGCCTCCGCGTAGGTCTACGAATGGGGAGACAGGTCTGGGGCATTTTTAAAGGAAATAGTAGGCAAGCACGACACCGCTACCTACTATCGCGGCAATAACGCTCATAATTCAAGGCTGAGCCCCCTTTTTGAGACAAAGCCTCTTGGGACTTCGACCGTGAGGTCGAAGTGTGCCCGGCAGGATTCGAACCTGGGACACCTGGGACCTGCGGATTCGAAGTCCTCCGGTCGGCGGTGGGGGTATCGTGGCATGATTGGGGAATGATTGGCGTTGTGGTGTTGGCGGCGGGGGGTTCGCGGAGGTTGGGGAGGGCTAAGCAGCTTGTCGTTTGGGAAGGGGAGACGTTGCTGCGTAGGGCGGCCAGGACGGCCTTGGGGAGCGCTTGCGGGCCTGTGGTTGTGGTCTTGGGGCATCGGTTTGAAGAAATGCGGCGTGAAGTGAGCGGGTTGGATGTGCGGGTGGTGGTGTGCGAGGAGTGGGAGCAGGGGATGGGGAGATCGCTGGCTTGGGGGATTCGGGGGCTGGTTGAAGGTGAGGTTGAGGGAGAACTCAAAGCCGCTATTGTGATGACTTGCGATCAGCCGTTGGTGACGGCCGGTGTCTTGAACCGGCTCATTGAGGAGTGGGCTGAGGGGCGGCTGGTGGCAGCGTGCGAGTACGCGGGGACGGTGGGAGTCCCGGCGCTGTTTGATGCTTCGCTGTTCGAGGAGCTGATGGCGTTGAAGGGGGATCGGGGGGCTAAAGGGGTGATCCGAAAACATGGTGAGTCATTAGGGCTGGTTCAGTTCTCCGGAGGCGAGATCGATGTGGATGCTCCCGGGGATTTGCCTTAATGCACTTCTTCGGTGCGGAGGACTTCTAAGGGGGGACGGTCGAGGATGCCGCGGCTGTTGAGCATTCCGATGGCTACGGTCAGGAAGCCGACCAGCAGGAAGGCGCCGGCTAGGGGGAGCGGCGAGGGGGCGTAGTCGGTTTCGAAGGCGAAGACGGCCAGGGCCCAGCCGGCCACGATGGCCAGCAGAAGGCCGGTGAGGGCGGCCATGGCGCCCAGCGCCAGGTATTCGATGAGCAGAATGCGGCGCACCTGGTTGCGCGAAGCGCCCAGGGTGCGCAGCAGGACGCTTTCGCGGATGCGCTGGTAGCGTCCCGTGATGATGGCGCCGGCCAGCACGATGAGTCCGGTGATGACGCTGAAAAGCGCCATGAAGCGGATCACGAAGGCCACCTTGTCGAGAATCTCGTCGACGGTGGAAAGAATCAGCGACAGATCGATGGCCGAAACATTGGCGAATTCAGCCACCACGGCCCGCTGAGCCCGTCCCGAGGCTTCGGGCGATTCGGCACGCGCCACCAGCACGTGAAACTGCGGCGCCTCTTCCAAAACTCCGCGGGGAAAGACCACGAAGAAGGCCGGCTGAAAGCGCTCCCACTCGATGTCGCGGGTCGAACCCACCACGCATTCCACCGGCAATCCCTGCACGTCGAAGGTGATGCGGTCACCCACTTCGAGCCCCATCAGGGAGGCGATGCGTTGGTCCATCGAGATGGGGACGGGCGAGGTCCCCGGCTCGACACGTCCGGTGAATTCGCCTTCGGCCAGGGTCTCCGCGTCGTTGAGGTGGTCGCGGTAGGTCGAGCGGTATTCGCGCACGAAGGGCCAGCGCCGCCGCGCCGGTTCGTCGGGGCCGATTCCCCCGTCCTGCCCCTGGCGAGCCTGGCTGGAAGGCTGCTGGCGGGCTTCCGCCATCTCATCCAGAATCTCGCGCACGGGACGTCCCTTGACCGAGGCCACGCGCATGGTCACCATGGGCACCTCGTTGTCGATGACGATGCCTTCTTCCAGCACTTTCCGGCGCACTCCTTCAAGCTGGTCGGACTGGATATCGAAAAAGACCAGGTTGGGGCGGTTTCCCCCTGAGAGCCCTGAGACCTGTCCCAGCAGGCTTTCCTGCACCAGGAAAAGGGTGAGGATGAGGAAGGTGCCCAGTCCCAGCGCCAGCATCAGCACCAGGGTCTGATTGTGAGGACGGTAGAGATTGGCCAGCCCCTGGCGCAGCACGTATCCGGCCGAGCGGGGAAACCAGCGGCGGGTGGCGAACATGATGCCTTTAGCCACTCCGGCCAGCAGGGCGAAGACGGCGGCCAGTCCGGCCATGAACCAGGCGGCCTGCACCCAGTCGCGCAACTGGGCCCAGGCGAATGCGAAGACGGCCAGCGCGATCACCGCCGAGAGCAGCCAGCGCAAGGGATCGCGTCCGCTGCCCGAGGACTCGTAATCGGCCCGCAAGGTCAACAGCGGCGTAATGCGGCGCACGGGCAGCAGGGGCAACAAGGCAAAGAGCAGCGTCACACCCAAGCCCAGCGCCACACCCCATACCAGGGCCGCGGGCGAAATCGCGAAATCGATCTCCACGGGCAGGAAATCGACCAGCATGTAGGGCAGGACCATCTGCACGCCCAAACCCAGCAGTCCGCCCAGCAGGGCGCTGATCAGGCCCAGCCCGGCGGCTTGCAGCAAGTAGACGGTAAAGGTCTGGCGAGAAACCGCTCCCAGGCAACGCAGCACGGCGATGGTCGAGATCTTCTGCTTGAGGTAGAGATGGATGCTGCTGGCCACTCCGATGCCGCCCAGGAGCAGAGCCACGAAGCCCACCAGGTTGAGGAAACGGTAAAGATTCTCGATGGCGGCGCCCAACTCGCGCTTGCGCTCCTCCACGGTATCGATGCCCAGGCGCTCATCGCGGAAACGCTCACGGAGGTCTTCTTCGATGGCCAGCGGATCGAGTTCGGGGCTCAGCTTGAAAAAGGCCCTCCAGCGGGCGCGGCTTCCCAGCGTGATCAGTCCCGTCTCGGACATGTAGCCGTAGGGAATGTAGATGCGCGGACCCACCATGGCGGCCACGGGCGCCTCTCCGGGAATGTCGATAAGGCGTCCCAGAATCTCGAATTGCATGTTGCCCAGGCGGACCGTCTCACCCACCTGGGCGTCCATCTGTACCATCAACCCGTCGTCAACCAGGGCATAGCGCCCCTGTTGAAAGCGCCTGCCCGCATGAGGCGGATCAGTCTCCAACTCGCCGTAATAAGGGAATTGGCCCTCCAGAGCTCTCAACTGAACCAGGCGCGTACCGCCATTCTTTGGAAAGAAGGCCATGGTCGAAGTCGAGATCTGATGAGAGCGCTCAAGACTGATCTCATCGAAGGCCGCCAACAGCTCCTGGCTGAACTCGTCACGGCTCGATACTTCCAGGTCGGCGCCCAGCAGTTCTTTGGCCTGATGGTCGACGCGGTCGCGCAGGTTGGTGCCGAAAGAGGTAATGGCCACCAGAGCCGCCACGCCCAGGGTGATGGAGGAAACGAAGAGGAGCAGACGGCGCCGCGAGGCGCGGCTGTCGCGCCAGGCCATCTTCCAGATCCAGGGGGAAAATATCTTCATGGCCGGCTACTTGCGGAAGTTGATGACCTTGGCCGCCCTGCGGCTCTCCTGGCGCGCCTCTCCGCGTGCCGAGGACTCTTCGGCCGCCGCTTCACTGGCCGGCGCTGAGGCTTCACGCTCGACTTGAGGGGAACAGCCGGGCTGGTCCGACACCACGCGTCCGCCCTTGAGGCGGATGATGCGTTGGGTGCGTGCGGCCAGTTCCAGGTCGTGGGTGACCAGAACCAGGGTGGTTCCCGCGTCCTGGTTGAGACTCAAGATGAGTTGCTCGATCTTCTCGCCGGTTTCCTCGTCGAGGTTGCCTGTGGGTTCGTCGGCGAAGAGGATGCGGGGACGGTTGACGAAGGCCCGGGCCAGCGCAATGCGCTGTTGCTCACCGCCGGAAAGCTGGGGCGGAAAGTGGGTGGCGCGGTCATCCAGACCCACCATGGCCAGCAATTCCTGGGCGCGCTCGGCCACTCGTCTCTCGCCGCGCAGTTCCAGCGGCACCATGACGTTCTCGAGCGCCGTCAGGGTGGGGATCAACTGGAAAGTCTGGAAGACGAAGCCCACCCGCTGGTTGCGCAACTCTGCCAGAGCTTCTTCATCTTGATCTTGCAAGGGCACGCCGTCCAGCATTACGGTTCCCGAGGTGGGACGGTCGAGTCCGGCGCACAGGCCCAGCAAGGTGGTCTTGCCGCTTCCGGAGGGCCCCACGATGGCGCAGGTGGAACTTTCTTCAATGGTGAAGGTGACGTCGCGCAGGACCGTGAGTTGGCGTTCTCCGCTACGATAGGTCTTGGTAAGCGAGTTGACTGCGAGTATGCCGTTTCTCCGCATGAGCCTCCGCTCATTCTAGACGTTGGGCGACGAGAAAAGATTCCTCAATCGCCGGATCCGACGAGACGACGATAGGATTTTACGAATATGCGACGACTTTGTTTCTTTCCGCTGCCTCGGACATTGCTGACCGGATGGCTGATGGCCGTTTTCTGCCTCGGGAGCCTTTGGGCAGGCCCACAGGATCGGGAAAAGCCGCTGATTCTCTTTTTGGGAGACAGTTTGACGGCGGGTTACGGGCTGGATCCGGCCCTGGCTTTCCCGGCCCTCATTCAGAAGAAGATCGACCAGGAGGGTTGGTCTTTCGAGGTGCTCAACGCCGGACTCAGCGGCGAGACCTCGGCAGGCGGTCTGCGCCGCATCAAGTGGATCATGCGCCGGCAACCGGCCGTGATGGTGCTCGAGTTGGGGGCCAACGACGGACTCAGGGGCGTGCCGCTGCACAGCACGCGGCGCAACCTGCAAGGCATCATCGACCAGGCCCGCAGCGCCAATCCCGACATGAAGATCGTGCTGGCGGGCATGATGGTGCCTCCCAACCTGGGTCCCCATTACACCGAAACCTTCCAGTCCATGTTCGAAGAGCTGGCCGAGGCCAACGGACTGCCCCTGATTCCCTTCCTGCTGGAGGGCGTGGCGGCCCAACCGAACCTCAACCTGACCGACGGAATCCATCCCAATGCCGAGGGCCACAAGATCCTGGCCGAGAACGTTTGGGAGGTGCTCAAGCCGTTGTTGCAGGAGATGGTGGACGGGAGAACGAAATAGGAGGACAGCCATGCAGCGGTCGATGCAAGGACTGACGGTGGAGTGCCGGCAAGGCGACATTTCAAAGCAGGACGATGTGCAGGCCATCGTCAACGCGGCCAACGCCGCCTTGCGCCCGGGCGCCGGGGTAGCGGGCGCCATCCACGCCGCCGCCGGGCCCGGACTGGAGCAGGAATGTCGTCCGCTGGCGCCGATTCGTCCGGGTGAGGCGGTGATCAGCGGCGGCCACAATCTTCCCAACCGCTACGTCATCCACTGCCTGGGTCCGGTTTACGGACGGGACGAACCGTCCGACAAGCTGTTGGCCGACTGCTACCGCAACGCCCTCGAGCGGGCCGAAGAAAAGCACATCGCCTCGGTCGCCTTCCCCGCCATTTCCACCGGCGTCTTCGGCTACCCGCTGGAAGAGGCTGCCCGCGTGGCCCTGCAAACCGTCATCGACGCCGCTGGCCGACTGGAGCACGTCAAGACCGTCCGCTTCGTGCTTTTCAGCACCTCCGACCTGGAGGTGCACGAACGCGTGTTGGAAGAGTTGACGGCTTAAAGGGAATGACAGGGGTGGCGGCTACCCTTCGGTACGTGAAGGAAACGAGCAGCCCAGGCCCGGCGTCCCGCGAAACTCAAGTCGAACCCTCAGGCGCCGAGTGCGTCTGGTGCGGCAGCGGCCTGCAGGCGGAAGAGCAGCCCTGCGGGCTGACGACGCGCTTCCACAAGCCTATCGCCGTGCGGCCCGGAGAGGTCAAAAAAATCCCCATCTCCATCGCTCATGCGCGGCGCACCGTGGCCGGCTATGTGCAGCGGCATCCCGCCCCCGCCGAGAAGGCTTTGCTGCTCACCTTTCCTACCTGCAGCCAGTCCTGTGCCGAGACGCTTTTTCAAACGCTTGAGCGGGAGAGGCGGGTTTTTACGGTGCCCTTGGCCGGGTGACGGGGTGCTGGCTGGGGCTTCTGAGCAGTATCGTAGCGCTCCCTCCATCGCCGCGAGGATGCGCCTCCCACGGTTGCTGCGGACCAGTGTGCGGTTGAGACCATCGCGAAGGACCTGCCACCTAAGGCAAGGCCTCCCACAACGGTTCGCCGGTGGCGCCTGCAGGGTAGGCGATTCCCAGGACCTGGCAGAGGGTGGGCACGATGTCGAGGGGGTCGACCTTGCGGTAGAAAGTCCCCTTTTTCAAGCCCGGTCCGCGCAGCAGGATGGGCACCCGCCGGTCATAGGCATGAGGCGTCCCGTGCGTCGTGGTCAGATCGCCCGGAAAGTGGTGAGGATTGAAGATGACGAGCACGTCGCCGCCGCGCTTGGGATGATACCCGTTGGCCAGCAACCGTCCTAGTTCATTGGGCGGATACTCGCCCTCAAGCAAGGCTGTGCGGGTGTAGACGGAGTGAACGGCCTGGTTGAGTCCGAGCACCTGGGCGGCGAGGTCAGACACCCTTTCGGCGTCGCCTTCCGCCAGTTCTTGGACGGCGTCCAGATTGAGGTAGACTTCGCTCTTGTTGAAGCCCCAGATCCAGTCAGCTTGGCCATAGATACTGTCGAGCATCTCGTCCACGGGACTGAGGAATTGCTCGGGAAGCACCCGTCCCGCTTCCACACCGGCTCGCTGCAGACGCTCGGGGACGGGGGTGACGCCGTGATCGGCGGTGAGCACGATGAGCGTCCGCTCCAGCCCCACCCGGCTGTCCAGGGCAGCGAAGAAGTCGGCCAGAAGACGGTCGCTGCGCACGGTGATGTCGAGCAATTCGGGGCTGAAGGGACCGAAGTCGTGTCCCGTATAGTCGTTGGACGAGAGACTGAAGAGAAGCAGATCGGGAATTTCGTCCTGGCCCAGTCCCCCGGTCTTCAGGGCCTCCTGCAAGGTGGCGAAGAGCATCTCGTTGGCGGGCGGACGGCGGGCCAGGTGATTGTAGAAATTGGGGTCGGCGGGGGTGCCGTAGTCGTGGGCGAAGGCTACTCCCGTCGTTTCAGGCCAGGGCAGCAGATGACGGTAGCGCTGGCTGTCCAGCAGGGGCGTCCACTGCTTGCCTGAGGACGCGTCCATGGGCTTGGAATCATTGATGCGAACGGCCCATTCAGGCAAGGAGCCGTAGTTTTCGTTGCTGGTCCACAGGCCCGTATGGCGGTCGAGCCAGAGCACATGGTCGGCTTGGCGTCCGCCCATCAAGATCGACACGTAATCCTTGACAGCCAGCGACACGACTTTCGACTTGCCCTCCCAACTGGTTTTCATCTCGTCGCCCAAGGTGGGCGCCATGAGCCGGTCGGGGCCGCGGGGTCCTCCCTCTTTTCCCAGGACGCAAGTCCAGAGATATCGCCGTTCCTCCCGGTCATACCAGTCGTTGCCGATGATGCCGTGGACGGCGGGAACGGCGCCCGTCAGCAGCGAGGCGTGACCGGGACAGGTGAAGGTGGAGTAGTGCTGAAAGGCGGCGGCCCGGTAGTCCGCACCTTCTTCGGCCATGAAACGGTAGCCGCCGGGCCGGCCCTGCTCGTCTCGGGGCGGAAGGTAGAGGTCGGCGAAGCGCGACAGATAATCGGCGCGATACTGATCGACGGTAATGAAGACCACCAGACGCGGCCGCTCGGCGCTCAGAGTCGGGACCGTGAGGCAGGCCAAAAGGGTGACGGCGGTCAGGAAAACAGCAATTCGGTTCATCTTGGTCCTCCGGCGCAGCGAGAGATGAGAGGCTACAATGTCGGACGTTTATGAGCGAGGACGCCTTTCCAGCAGGTGAACCCCTGATGACAGTCTTGGCGCGGCTTGAGTCCGGCGAGGTGACCAGCCGCGATTTGGTTGAAACGGCTTTGCGGCGAATCGGCCATCCGCAAGGCCAAGGCCGCGTCGCCTACCGTCAAGTGTACCGCGAAAGAGCCCTTGAGGCGGCTGAGCGGTGCGACGCCATCAGAGCCGGCGGCGGCGGACGGGCGCTGACGGGTGTGCCGATCTCCTTCAAGGATCTCTTCGACGTGCCCGGAGAGGTCACCTTGGCGGGATCGACGGTGCTCAAGAGCGCACAAGCGGCCACCCGCTACGCTGCCGCGCTGGAGCGCCTGCTGGCCCAGCAGGCCGTCCTCATGGGACGCACCAACATGACCGAGTTCGCCTTCTCGGGACTGGGACTCAACCC includes:
- a CDS encoding macro domain-containing protein — encoded protein: MQRSMQGLTVECRQGDISKQDDVQAIVNAANAALRPGAGVAGAIHAAAGPGLEQECRPLAPIRPGEAVISGGHNLPNRYVIHCLGPVYGRDEPSDKLLADCYRNALERAEEKHIASVAFPAISTGVFGYPLEEAARVALQTVIDAAGRLEHVKTVRFVLFSTSDLEVHERVLEELTA
- a CDS encoding alkaline phosphatase family protein; the protein is MNRIAVFLTAVTLLACLTVPTLSAERPRLVVFITVDQYRADYLSRFADLYLPPRDEQGRPGGYRFMAEEGADYRAAAFQHYSTFTCPGHASLLTGAVPAVHGIIGNDWYDREERRYLWTCVLGKEGGPRGPDRLMAPTLGDEMKTSWEGKSKVVSLAVKDYVSILMGGRQADHVLWLDRHTGLWTSNENYGSLPEWAVRINDSKPMDASSGKQWTPLLDSQRYRHLLPWPETTGVAFAHDYGTPADPNFYNHLARRPPANEMLFATLQEALKTGGLGQDEIPDLLLFSLSSNDYTGHDFGPFSPELLDITVRSDRLLADFFAALDSRVGLERTLIVLTADHGVTPVPERLQRAGVEAGRVLPEQFLSPVDEMLDSIYGQADWIWGFNKSEVYLNLDAVQELAEGDAERVSDLAAQVLGLNQAVHSVYTRTALLEGEYPPNELGRLLANGYHPKRGGDVLVIFNPHHFPGDLTTTHGTPHAYDRRVPILLRGPGLKKGTFYRKVDPLDIVPTLCQVLGIAYPAGATGEPLWEALP
- a CDS encoding nucleotidyltransferase family protein, translated to MIGVVVLAAGGSRRLGRAKQLVVWEGETLLRRAARTALGSACGPVVVVLGHRFEEMRREVSGLDVRVVVCEEWEQGMGRSLAWGIRGLVEGEVEGELKAAIVMTCDQPLVTAGVLNRLIEEWAEGRLVAACEYAGTVGVPALFDASLFEELMALKGDRGAKGVIRKHGESLGLVQFSGGEIDVDAPGDLP
- a CDS encoding arylesterase, giving the protein MAVFCLGSLWAGPQDREKPLILFLGDSLTAGYGLDPALAFPALIQKKIDQEGWSFEVLNAGLSGETSAGGLRRIKWIMRRQPAVMVLELGANDGLRGVPLHSTRRNLQGIIDQARSANPDMKIVLAGMMVPPNLGPHYTETFQSMFEELAEANGLPLIPFLLEGVAAQPNLNLTDGIHPNAEGHKILAENVWEVLKPLLQEMVDGRTK
- a CDS encoding ABC transporter ATP-binding protein — its product is MRRNGILAVNSLTKTYRSGERQLTVLRDVTFTIEESSTCAIVGPSGSGKTTLLGLCAGLDRPTSGTVMLDGVPLQDQDEEALAELRNQRVGFVFQTFQLIPTLTALENVMVPLELRGERRVAERAQELLAMVGLDDRATHFPPQLSGGEQQRIALARAFVNRPRILFADEPTGNLDEETGEKIEQLILSLNQDAGTTLVLVTHDLELAARTQRIIRLKGGRVVSDQPGCSPQVEREASAPASEAAAEESSARGEARQESRRAAKVINFRK
- a CDS encoding FtsX-like permease family protein, which produces MKIFSPWIWKMAWRDSRASRRRLLLFVSSITLGVAALVAITSFGTNLRDRVDHQAKELLGADLEVSSRDEFSQELLAAFDEISLERSHQISTSTMAFFPKNGGTRLVQLRALEGQFPYYGELETDPPHAGRRFQQGRYALVDDGLMVQMDAQVGETVRLGNMQFEILGRLIDIPGEAPVAAMVGPRIYIPYGYMSETGLITLGSRARWRAFFKLSPELDPLAIEEDLRERFRDERLGIDTVEERKRELGAAIENLYRFLNLVGFVALLLGGIGVASSIHLYLKQKISTIAVLRCLGAVSRQTFTVYLLQAAGLGLISALLGGLLGLGVQMVLPYMLVDFLPVEIDFAISPAALVWGVALGLGVTLLFALLPLLPVRRITPLLTLRADYESSGSGRDPLRWLLSAVIALAVFAFAWAQLRDWVQAAWFMAGLAAVFALLAGVAKGIMFATRRWFPRSAGYVLRQGLANLYRPHNQTLVLMLALGLGTFLILTLFLVQESLLGQVSGLSGGNRPNLVFFDIQSDQLEGVRRKVLEEGIVIDNEVPMVTMRVASVKGRPVREILDEMAEARQQPSSQARQGQDGGIGPDEPARRRWPFVREYRSTYRDHLNDAETLAEGEFTGRVEPGTSPVPISMDQRIASLMGLEVGDRITFDVQGLPVECVVGSTRDIEWERFQPAFFVVFPRGVLEEAPQFHVLVARAESPEASGRAQRAVVAEFANVSAIDLSLILSTVDEILDKVAFVIRFMALFSVITGLIVLAGAIITGRYQRIRESVLLRTLGASRNQVRRILLIEYLALGAMAALTGLLLAIVAGWALAVFAFETDYAPSPLPLAGAFLLVGFLTVAIGMLNSRGILDRPPLEVLRTEEVH